A stretch of DNA from Oreochromis aureus strain Israel breed Guangdong linkage group 23, ZZ_aureus, whole genome shotgun sequence:
TAAGGAACTGTAAGGTCATAAAGTGTACTTAAAATAACAGGGACTACCTGTAGTATGATCCCATCTGCTGGACAAACGTATGACCTGCACCATGAATCCAAATGAAGTGTCACTGTAGACTCCTTCTAAGGTAGCTTTCTAGTCTTCTAGGAGTCCCTCATAGACCACCTCCGTCCTTTTTCACCACTATAAAAACACTAAACTTGTAATCCGTAGcaaaaaagaggacaaaaaaGAGGAGATTAAAAAAGATgagaaaaaggaggagaaaaaagatgaagagaagAAGGATGGGGACaagaaggaagaggaaaagaaagatgAGAAAAAAGACGAGAAGAAGGATGAGAAAAAAGATGAGAAGAAGGATGAGAAAAAAGACGAGAAGAAAGATGATAAGAAAGatgataaaaagaaagaagaaccaCCGTAAGTACCCATTAAATTCAGAGTCTGCGGCAGCTGGTAAATTTAACTACAGAAACCACATCTGTCACTTTCATCTCTGTGCAACATTAAACACGTTCTGATGCTTTGCTGGTTTCAGGAAAGAAATCTGGATTATGGATCCAGCTGCAGATCAGTACTACAGGTGGCTCTCCATCATTGCAGGCCCCGTGTTTTATAACCTAATGATGGTCATAACGAGGTAGGCATCCTTCACATATTAATAATTATTCACTTAAAGGAGCATTGAATTACTTGTTCTCCTTGTATTTTAGGGCCTGCTTTAATGAACTCCAGGAGTCGTATATACATTTATGGCTAATCCTGGACTACACCACAGACATCATCTACTACGCAGACACATTTGTCAGATCAAGAACAGGTCAGATTCCTGACGGCAtttacagaaattatttttttgtacacCAATTAGGCTGTACTGTAGTACAAGATCTGGCTTCTAATTTGGTGTTTGTCCCTCAGGTTACCTGGAGCAAGGCCTGCTGGTAAAAGATTCCAAAAAACTGAGAGATAAATACAGAACAACTTCTCAATTCAAATACGACATGATTGCAATGATACCCACTGATCTGCTGTTTCTGAAATATGGAATCCACAACCCGGAGTTCAGATTGAACCGCCTTTGCAAACTCCCAAGGCTTTTTGAGTTCTTCGAGAGGACTGAAACCAGAACCAGCTTTCCAAACATGTTCCGTATCAGCAATCTTGTGCTTTACATTCTTATTATCATCCATTGGAACGCTTGTTTATTCTTTGCCATTTCGAAAACCATCGGATTTGGGTCGGACACTTGGGTTTACCCCAATATCAGCCACCCAGAGCATGGCCGCTTGGCAAGAAAGTACATCTATTCCCTATACTGGTCCACGCTGACCCTCACCACTATTGGAGAGACCCCCGCACCTGTCAAGGATGTTGAATACCTCTTTGTTATTGCTGACTTCCTCACTGGTGTGCTGATTTTTGCTAGTATTGTCGGTAACGTTGGTGCTATGATCTCCAACATGAACGCCTCTCGCGCTGAGTTCCAGGCGAAGATTGACTCCATAAAGCAGTACATGCAGTTTCGAAAGGTCACCAAAGACCTGGAGGCCAGGGTCATCAAGTGGTTCGACTACCTGTGGACTGAGAAGAAAACCTGCGATGAAAAGGAAGTTTTAAAAACTCTCCCAGACAAGCTAAAGGCTGAGATTGCCATCAATGTCCATTTAGATACGCTGAAGAAAGTGCGGATTTTTCAGGACTGCGAAGCCGGTTTGTTGATTGAACTGGTGCTCAAGCTGCAGCCACAAGTGTTTAGCCCCGGAGATTACATCTGTAAGAAAGGGGATATTGGCAGGGAGATGTACATCATCAAGGAAGGGAAGCTAGCGGTGGTGGCTGATGATGGAGTGACTCAGTTTGTAGTGCTGAGCGATGGCGCGTACTTTGGTGAAATCAGCATCTTGGGTATCAAGGGCAGTAAAGCGGGCAACAGAAGAACGGCCAACATCAGAAGCGTGGGTTACTCTGACCTATTTGCCCTTTCCAAGGACGACTTGATGGAAGCCCTCACCGAGTATCCAGAGGCCAAGAAGGCTCTGGAAGAGAAGGGGAAAGCCATCCTGATGAAGGACAACCTGATCGACGAGGCGGTCGCCAATGCCGGCGCCGACCCCAAGGACATAGAGGAGAAGATCGTTAAACTGCAGAGCAATCTGGACACCATGCAGACCAAATTCGCCCAGCTGATGGCGGAGTTCACGTCCAACTCGACAAGAATGAAGCAAAGAGTCTCAGCGATGGAGGACAAAGTGAAATCCGTAAAACCAGAGGATCTGTCTGAGGTGGTGGCcgacaaagacaaaaaggtcCAGTAACGCAAGAGACACTCGAGAACTTTACAGCACACAAGGGAGTGTCACTTTTTAAAGGCCCACATTCATATCCATTTATACAGCATGTTTATTATCAGTATAATGTGTCAAACTGTGTACAGTAAATGtatatttctgtgtgtatgcTGACAGCCaatttcatatttttcataTATAAAACTACTAAGCatgttgggaaaaaaaaagattttcataaTAGTAGAACGATTTTTTCCCAGAAAATCTTTTTCTTCCAAATTGATCTATTTGTGAAGTAAAAATGCAGCTGACACATCCATTTTACACtgcttaaaaatgtacaaaGTGAAATGTCAGTGCTGTTGATAAGTTACTGTCGGCTATCGGCTGTAAATCTAATATGTGAATAAATATTAAAGTGTTCATATAACATTCACTTTATACTGGTACA
This window harbors:
- the cnga3a gene encoding cyclic nucleotide-gated channel cone photoreceptor subunit alpha isoform X2, which produces MAKVCSENSFSARRRLSANDDELGVIENGESRVHSLCGDNCDRALRSESHRDSFTGAGAMARLSYFFFMLRNWVSHRVKPEQERHDSFLERFRGPELKDTSSLHSSAQSAGHHDAVRKRNLASKWPLATYNMNNCNNTDDKKEDKKEEIKKDEKKEEKKDEEKKDGDKKEEEKKDEKKDEKKDEKKDEKKDEKKDEKKDDKKDDKKKEEPPKEIWIMDPAADQYYRWLSIIAGPVFYNLMMVITRACFNELQESYIHLWLILDYTTDIIYYADTFVRSRTGYLEQGLLVKDSKKLRDKYRTTSQFKYDMIAMIPTDLLFLKYGIHNPEFRLNRLCKLPRLFEFFERTETRTSFPNMFRISNLVLYILIIIHWNACLFFAISKTIGFGSDTWVYPNISHPEHGRLARKYIYSLYWSTLTLTTIGETPAPVKDVEYLFVIADFLTGVLIFASIVGNVGAMISNMNASRAEFQAKIDSIKQYMQFRKVTKDLEARVIKWFDYLWTEKKTCDEKEVLKTLPDKLKAEIAINVHLDTLKKVRIFQDCEAGLLIELVLKLQPQVFSPGDYICKKGDIGREMYIIKEGKLAVVADDGVTQFVVLSDGAYFGEISILGIKGSKAGNRRTANIRSVGYSDLFALSKDDLMEALTEYPEAKKALEEKGKAILMKDNLIDEAVANAGADPKDIEEKIVKLQSNLDTMQTKFAQLMAEFTSNSTRMKQRVSAMEDKVKSVKPEDLSEVVADKDKKVQ
- the cnga3a gene encoding cyclic nucleotide-gated cation channel alpha-3 isoform X1, with product MAKVCSENSFSARRRLSANDDELGVIENGESRVHSLCGDNCDRALRSESHRDSFTGAGAMARLSYFFFMLRNWVSHRVKPEQERHDSFLERFRGPELKDTSSLHSSAQSAGHHDAVRKRKKEIWIMDPAADQYYRWLSIIAGPVFYNLMMVITRACFNELQESYIHLWLILDYTTDIIYYADTFVRSRTGYLEQGLLVKDSKKLRDKYRTTSQFKYDMIAMIPTDLLFLKYGIHNPEFRLNRLCKLPRLFEFFERTETRTSFPNMFRISNLVLYILIIIHWNACLFFAISKTIGFGSDTWVYPNISHPEHGRLARKYIYSLYWSTLTLTTIGETPAPVKDVEYLFVIADFLTGVLIFASIVGNVGAMISNMNASRAEFQAKIDSIKQYMQFRKVTKDLEARVIKWFDYLWTEKKTCDEKEVLKTLPDKLKAEIAINVHLDTLKKVRIFQDCEAGLLIELVLKLQPQVFSPGDYICKKGDIGREMYIIKEGKLAVVADDGVTQFVVLSDGAYFGEISILGIKGSKAGNRRTANIRSVGYSDLFALSKDDLMEALTEYPEAKKALEEKGKAILMKDNLIDEAVANAGADPKDIEEKIVKLQSNLDTMQTKFAQLMAEFTSNSTRMKQRVSAMEDKVKSVKPEDLSEVVADKDKKVQ